A portion of the Bubalus kerabau isolate K-KA32 ecotype Philippines breed swamp buffalo chromosome 1, PCC_UOA_SB_1v2, whole genome shotgun sequence genome contains these proteins:
- the TRABD gene encoding traB domain-containing protein: protein MEEPEEQPPREADTEPVVTSGASEAVPRVLPGDPQNLSDVDAFNLLLEMKLKRRRARPSLPHTVTELVAEDGSRVYVVGTAHFSDDSKRDVVKTIREVQPDVVVVELCQYRVSMLKMDERTLLREAKEISLEKLQQAIRQNGVASGLMQMLLLKVSAHITEQLGVAPGGEFREAFKEASRVPFCKFHLGDRPIPVTFKRAIAALSLWQKVKLAWGLCFLSDPISKDDVERCKQKDLLEQMMAEMVGEFPDLHRTIVSERDVYLTYMLRQAARRLELPRASDAEPRKCVPSVVVGVVGMGHVPGIEKNWTTDLNIQEIMTVPPPSASGRVSRLAVKAAALGLLGYGLYWTGRRAASLLLALPAARHCLQRLSDAWPQK, encoded by the exons ATGGAGGAGCCGGAGGAGCAGCCGCCCCGCGAG GCCGACACGGAGCCCGTCGTGACTTCAGGGGCCTCGGAGGCGGTGCCCAGGGTGCTCCCTGGAGACCCCCAGAATCTGT CCGACGTGGACGCGTTCAACCTGCTGCTGGAGATGAAGCTGAAGAGGCGGCGAGCGCGGCCCAGCCTCCCGCACACGGTGACTGAGCTGGTGGCTGAGGACGGGAGCCGGGTGTACGTGGTGGGCACGGCCCACTTCAGCGACGACAGCAAGCGGGATGTGGTGAAG ACCATCCGGGAGGTGCAGCCtgatgtggtggtggtggagctGTGCCAGTACCGTGTGTCCATGCTGAAGATGGATGAGCGCACGCTGCTGCGCGAGGCCAAGGAGATCAGCCTGGAGAAGCTTCAGCAGGCCATCAGGCAG AACGGCGTTGCATCGGGATTGATGCAGATGCTCCTGCTGAAGGTGTCCGCCCACATCACCGAGCAGCTGGGCGTGGCCCCCGGCGGCGAGTTCAGGGAGGCTTTCAAGGAG GCCAGCAGGGTGCCGTTCTGCAAGTTCCACCTGGGCGACCGGCCCATCCCCGTCACCTTCAAGCGGGCCATCGCCGCCCTCTCCCTGTGGCAGAAGGTCAAGTTGGCCTGGGGCCTGTGCTTCCTGTCGGACCCCATCAG CAAGGACGACGTGGAGCGCTGCAAACAGAAGGACCTGCTGGAGCAGATGATGGCGGAGATGGTGGGCGAGTTCCCCGACCTGCACCGCACCATCGTGTCCGAGCGCGACGTCTACCTGACCTACATGCTGCGCCAGGCCGCTCGCCGCCTGGAGCTGCCGCGCGCCTCCGACG CCGAGCCCAGGAAGTGCGTCCCCTCCGTGGTGGTGGGCGTCGTGGGCATGGGCCACGTCCCCGGCATCGAGAAGAACTGGACCACCGACCTCAACATCCAGGAGATCATGAC CGTGCCCCCGCCGTCCGCCTCGGGCAGAGTGTCCCGCCTGGCCGTGAAGGCCGCCGCCCTGGGCCTCCTGGGCTACGGCCTCTACTGGACGGGGCGCCGCGCCGCCAGCCTGCTCCTGGCCCTGCCCGCTGCCCGGCACTGCCTGCAGAGACTCTCCGATGCCTGGCCACAGAAGTAG